A region of the Kribbella sp. NBC_01245 genome:
GCCGCGGCCTTGGTGATCATCGGCCCAGTCAACTCGGCCGGGTCACTGATCCCGCACACCCCGAGCATCTGCGCAGCCGCGAGCGAACCCGACTCGGCCTGCGCCCGGCCCTCCCGGACCAGCGCGTTCCCGGAGGCGTACTGCTCCCAGCACCCGCGAGCGCCACAACCACAACGATGACCACCCGGTACGACGCGCATGTGGCCGAGCTCGGCGGCAACACCATGCTCGCCGCGGAGCAACTCGCCATCGATGACGACGCCACCGCCGATACCGGTGCCGACCGTCAGGCAGACCATGTGCTCGACGTCCTTGGCCGCGCCGAAGGCGAACTCGCCCCAGGCGGCAGCGTTCGCGTCGTTCTCCACCACGACCGGCAAGCCGAGCGTCTCCTGGACGCGCGCGCCCAGCGGCTCGTCACGCCAGGCCAGGTTCGGCGCGAACAGCACGGTCGACCGGTCCGACGAAACGAACCCGGCCGCCCCGATCCCGATCGCCTCGATGTCGTGCCCGGCGATCAGTTCGGCGGCCGCCTCACAGATGGCCTTCGCGGTCTGGTCGGTCGAACCGGCCGGGGTGTCGCGATGCGTACGCTCGCCGATCTGGCCGTCGGTATCAACGACGCCTGCCGCGATCTTCGTACCGCCGACGTCGATGCCGATGGTCAGTCCCATGGTTCGGGGTCCTCACTCACGTCGATCCGGTCCGCTTTCGGCCGGGTCCCCTCTTCGTCATGCACAGTTTCATCATGCTCCGGACCGGCGGCGGCATCGGCATCGGTCCGGGCTTGGCGTGCGGCCTCGGCGGCTGCTTCGAGCAACGACCGCACTGACCCGAGCACGCCGGCGGCGGCAGTCGCGAGGTGCTCGATCGTCTCGGGACTCACCTGCTTCGCCCGCGAGATGAGCTGACACACCGGGCACCACTGGCACTCGCAGGCCCCCTGCTCTTCAGCCTCCTCAGGAAAGGCTTCCGCAAAGGCGTCGTACCCGTTTGATTCAGCGCCAGTGCCGTGGCGGGCGTCGGCGGAGGCCTGCTGGAGCACGGCGAACAGCTTCGCCGCCTCCTCACCGACCGACCCGATCGCTTCCTTGCTCACGACTTGCCCTCCGCGCTCACCTGTTGCCGTCCGTCAAGGCCTTGTGCTCTGCCAGCCGGCCCGCTCCCCCGCGGGTGGCGTGCCCCAGCTCCCGGCCGAGGTGGCGCCCATTCTCGCGGTAGCCCGGCGGCGTCGCCTGCTGCTGAGCTCCTTGAGGGGCGAAGCGTACCTGCAGGCGGCCGTTGTCCAGCCGGGCCCCGGTCACTTCGGCGCGGGCCAGTGCCGCGGGCAACGGCAGCACCCGGCGATACGAGCCGACGGTGATCAGCAGTTCGTCGCCGCGGCGGGCCAGTTCGAGATCGCTGGCGGTGGCCAAGGGCAACGACATCGTCAGCGTGTAATTGCGCCCATCGGTGTCGATATGACGATCGACCCACAGCGAGGTCTCGTCCGTGGCCCGCACGAACGGATCCTCCCCGCCGTACATCTCAACGGCGAAAGCGGCGAGCTCCTCCACGCCGACCGGCTCACACGCGCGGTACGGCGACTCCCAGATCGGCAACGGCTGGAACGAGACGGCCACTTCCTCGAGGATGCCACGCTGCGCCGCGACCCACTGCCGCCGCCAGTTGTCCGCACCGGCCGCCGGGAAGACGCGGTTCGCGATGACGCCGTCGACGCGATAGCCGTACAGAGAAAGCGTCGTGAGCGTACGCCGGGCTTCCGCGACGACAACGGCCTCCGGCGTGAGCACCAGTCGCACAGACGCGTCAGGCCCGGACAACATCGTCCGTACGTCGGCCAGGTCATCCCGCAACCGGCGCAACGCATCGAACACGTTGTCGTCGGGCAACGGCAGCCCGACCGCCTTGCTCAGGACCGGCCGGAACGTCCGCACCACACGCCGTTCGACCGTGAAGAGCCGGTTCATGTACCAGTTGAGGGCCTCGGGCAACGCCAGCAGCCGCAGCGTCTCGGCGGTCGGCGCGCAGTCCACCACGATGACGTCCCACTGGCCGGACCGGACGTGGTCGCGCACCTCGAGCAGCGCGAGCACCTCCTCCGCGCCGGGCAGAACGGTGAGCTCCTCGGCCTCGATCGGATCGACGCCGACCGTGTTCAGCACGCGGCGCAGGTAGGACTGAATATCGCCCCACGAGCGCTCGAACCGGCGCTGAGTGTCGATCAGCTGGACGAACAACCGGTCGTCGACCTCGGTCGGCTCCGGGCCTACCGCGGCGTCGAACGTGTCGGCCAGGGAGTGCGCGGTGTCGGTCGAGAGCACCAGCGTGCGATGTCCGCGGAGCGCGGCAAGGGTCGCGGTACCGGCGGCAGACGTGGTCTTACCCACGCCTCCCTTGCCGGTGTACAGCAGAACCCGAGTCACAGTCGCTCAGGACTCGACGCGCTTCTTGAGGCCTTTCAGGGCCGTGTCGATGATGACCTTCTCCGCCTTGCGCTTGAGCATCCCGATCATCGGAATGCTGACGTCGACGGCCAGCCGGTAGGTCACCTCGGTGCCCTGCGCGCCGAGATCCTTCAGCAGGTAGGCACCATCGAGACCTTTGACCATCTTCGCCTCAACGAGTGTCCAGGTGACCTCGTTACGGCCCCAGGTGTAGTCGAGCGTGTACTCGTCGGAGATCGCGCCCGCGTCGACCTTGAACCGGACCTGTTTCGGCCGGCCCGCCTCGTCGGTGGACAGCACCTCGGTCTCGCGCATCGAGTCCGCCCATTCCGGGTAGGACTCGAAGTCCGCGATCACCGCCAGGATCTCCTTCGGGGTCGCATCGACCACGATGGACGAGGTGGTCTGCTCTGCCATCGAATCACCTCTTCGCTGCCGGAAGGCTGACGGGACACCGGTACCACCGGAGACTATCGCGGGTTGCCAGCCAGGACGGTGTTCGCCCGCCGCGCGCCCGGTCTCGACCTCGTCCTTGAACTCCCAGACGTTATGCCGATAACGGGCCACATAGGACTCGCGCAGCCGATCGAGCCGCCGGCGGGACAACTTGCCTTCTGGTTCCGCCCGGAGGTACCAGTGCACGACCACACCGTCCCGGACCGGCTCGAGCCACCACTCCGCCGTACCCGTCAACTCCCCCGCAACCGTCCACCGCACCCCCTGCAACCCACGACGCTCGTACGGCGTGAGAGTGAGCCCGGGCCACCAGGCACGCCAGAGCGAGTCATCGCCCAAGCGCTGCGCGACGTAGGCTGGTTCCGCGACGATCAAGTCGTCGCAATTGACGTCGAGCGATGGCATGCGCAGTTCCCTGGGTCACACTTGTCCGGCCTGGCTACTTCCGAGTAGGTGACTGTAGCGTGCAAAAACGCCGACAACTCGGAGCACGGAGGAGAACGGATGCGTGAGTACACCACGCCCGCGGTGATCGAAGCGCCGACCACAGGCAGTCTCAGCGACCCGGTCTGGGCCAACGCGCAGTCCCATCCTGCCACTCCTGTGTTCAGTCGCCGGACGTCGTCGGGCTGGTCGGATGTGACCGCGGCGGAGTTCGCCGACCAGGTCACCGCCGTCGCGAAGGGCCTGATCGCCTCGGGCGTAGAGCATGGCGACCGGGTGGCCCTGCTGAGCCCGACCCGCTACGAGTGGACCCTGGTCGACTACGCGATCTGGACCATCGGCGGCGTCACCGTCCCGATCTACGAGACGTCTTCGGAATCGCAGATCAAGTGGATCCTGACCGACTCCGAGGCCGTTCTCGCCGTCGTGGAGGGTCCGACGCACGCGACTTCGGTCACGGACGCCGGCGCCGCGGACGTGCGGGAGATCCTGCAGTTCGAGGCGGGTGGGATCGACGACCTGGTGGCGCGCGGTGCCGCCGTGTCCGACGAGGAGCTCGACAAACGCCGTACGGCGGTCACGCCGACCGACGTCGCGACGCTGATCTACACCTCGGGCACGACCGGTCAGCCGAAGGGCTGCAAGATCTCGCACCTGAGCTTCATGGATGAGCTCGGCACCGCCACGAAGATTCTGGACGAGCTGTTCGACAAGAACGGCGCCTCGACGCTGCTGTTCCTGCCGCTCGCGCATGTGTTCGCCCGGATCATCCAGGTGGGCTGCGTGATGATGCGGGTCAAGGTCGGGCACAGCGCCGACGTGAAGAACCTGGTCGCCGATCTCGGCTCGTTCCAGCCGACGTTCATCCTCAGTGTGCCGCGCGTCTTCGAGAAGGTCTTCAACAGCGCCAGCCAGAACGCGCACTCCGCCGGCAAGGGCAAGATCTTCGACTTGGCTGCCGCGACCTCGATTGCTTACTCCGAGTCTTTGGATGCCGGTGGACCGGGCTTGGCCCTGCGGCTGAAGCACGGCCTGTTCGACAAGCTGGTCTACAGCAAACTGCGGGCCGTCCTCGGCGGCAAGGTGCAGTACGCCGTCTCCGGTGGCGCGCCGCTGGGCGAGCGGCTCGGGCACTTCTTCCGGGGTATCGGCCTCCCCGTGCTCGAGGGCTACGGCCTGACCGAGACCACCGCCGCCATCTGCGTGAACCTGCCCGGCGACATCCGCATCGGCACGGTCGGCCGCCCGCTGCCGGGTGTCACGGTCGCCGTCGCGGATGACGGTGAGCTGCTGTTCAAGGGCAACCAGGTCATGATGGGCTACTGGCACAACGACGAGGCGACGGCTGCGGCCATCGACTCGGACGGGTGGTTCCACACTGGGGACCTGGGCGAGTTCGACGCCGATGGGTTTGTGCGGATCACCGGCCGGAAGAAGGAGATCCTGGTCACGGCCGGCGGGAAGAACGTCGCGCCGACCATCCTCGAGGACCGGATTCGCGTACATCCGCTGGTCAGCCAGTGCATGGTCGTCGGCGACGGCAAGCCGTTCATCGCCGCGCTGATCACGATCGACCCGGAGACCATCGGGAACTGGGCGTCGAAGCACGGGAAGTCGTCGGATATCCCGTCACTGGTGGACGATCCGGACTTGATCGCGGAGATCCAGACGGCGATCGACGACGCCAACTCAGCCGTCTCGAAGGCGGAGGCGATCCGAAAGTTCTCCATCCTGCCGACGGACTGGACCCAGGAGACGGGCGAGCTCAGCCTCAAACTCAGCCTCCGCCGCCACATCGTCATGAAGAACCACACCGACGACGTAGAGGCCCTCTACACGAAGTAAGCACTTTTGGACCCCGGCTGCTGCATTACACGGCGGCCGGGGTCTTTTCATGCCCAGCGGCCAATCTGTGCATAACTCTCCCGCGAAGTGCCTTGTTGTGTGCGCCTCCCGGGCTCTCGGCGGCCTCTTGGCGGGATCTTGCAGTCCGGCGGCTGGATATCAGGTCGACTCGATGTAATGAGTGTGGCATCGTTACGGTCATTAGCAACATGGGGCCTGATCGCAGTGAGGAGCACGGATGCACGACGCGGCTCGGGTGAAATCGGTCGGCCTGGGGTTCGCCCTGTTCTCGGCGGTCTGCTTCGGCGGATCGGGCCCGTTCGCGAAGGCCCTGATCACCGCCGGCATGTCCCCACAGCAGGCGGCGTGGATGCGCATCCTCGGCTCGGCCATCGTCCTCGTACCGCTGATGCTCATCCTCCGCGGCCGCACCGGCCTGCGCAGCGCCCGCGCCTCTTGGCCCGCTTTGACGCTCTATGGCCTGACCGGTATCGCCGGCTGCCAGACGCTCTTCTT
Encoded here:
- a CDS encoding ROK family glucokinase, whose protein sequence is MGLTIGIDVGGTKIAAGVVDTDGQIGERTHRDTPAGSTDQTAKAICEAAAELIAGHDIEAIGIGAAGFVSSDRSTVLFAPNLAWRDEPLGARVQETLGLPVVVENDANAAAWGEFAFGAAKDVEHMVCLTVGTGIGGGVVIDGELLRGEHGVAAELGHMRVVPGGHRCGCGARGCWEQYASGNALVREGRAQAESGSLAAAQMLGVCGISDPAELTGPMITKAAAAGDACAIELLDDLGQWVGEGLASIATLFDPRLIVLGGGVSAAKELLLKPAQRAFEKVLPAKQNRPHPGFGLALLGNDAGLIGAADLARRH
- a CDS encoding AMP-dependent synthetase/ligase, giving the protein MREYTTPAVIEAPTTGSLSDPVWANAQSHPATPVFSRRTSSGWSDVTAAEFADQVTAVAKGLIASGVEHGDRVALLSPTRYEWTLVDYAIWTIGGVTVPIYETSSESQIKWILTDSEAVLAVVEGPTHATSVTDAGAADVREILQFEAGGIDDLVARGAAVSDEELDKRRTAVTPTDVATLIYTSGTTGQPKGCKISHLSFMDELGTATKILDELFDKNGASTLLFLPLAHVFARIIQVGCVMMRVKVGHSADVKNLVADLGSFQPTFILSVPRVFEKVFNSASQNAHSAGKGKIFDLAAATSIAYSESLDAGGPGLALRLKHGLFDKLVYSKLRAVLGGKVQYAVSGGAPLGERLGHFFRGIGLPVLEGYGLTETTAAICVNLPGDIRIGTVGRPLPGVTVAVADDGELLFKGNQVMMGYWHNDEATAAAIDSDGWFHTGDLGEFDADGFVRITGRKKEILVTAGGKNVAPTILEDRIRVHPLVSQCMVVGDGKPFIAALITIDPETIGNWASKHGKSSDIPSLVDDPDLIAEIQTAIDDANSAVSKAEAIRKFSILPTDWTQETGELSLKLSLRRHIVMKNHTDDVEALYTK
- a CDS encoding SRPBCC family protein; amino-acid sequence: MPSLDVNCDDLIVAEPAYVAQRLGDDSLWRAWWPGLTLTPYERRGLQGVRWTVAGELTGTAEWWLEPVRDGVVVHWYLRAEPEGKLSRRRLDRLRESYVARYRHNVWEFKDEVETGRAAGEHRPGWQPAIVSGGTGVPSAFRQRRGDSMAEQTTSSIVVDATPKEILAVIADFESYPEWADSMRETEVLSTDEAGRPKQVRFKVDAGAISDEYTLDYTWGRNEVTWTLVEAKMVKGLDGAYLLKDLGAQGTEVTYRLAVDVSIPMIGMLKRKAEKVIIDTALKGLKKRVES
- a CDS encoding ArsA family ATPase — encoded protein: MTRVLLYTGKGGVGKTTSAAGTATLAALRGHRTLVLSTDTAHSLADTFDAAVGPEPTEVDDRLFVQLIDTQRRFERSWGDIQSYLRRVLNTVGVDPIEAEELTVLPGAEEVLALLEVRDHVRSGQWDVIVVDCAPTAETLRLLALPEALNWYMNRLFTVERRVVRTFRPVLSKAVGLPLPDDNVFDALRRLRDDLADVRTMLSGPDASVRLVLTPEAVVVAEARRTLTTLSLYGYRVDGVIANRVFPAAGADNWRRQWVAAQRGILEEVAVSFQPLPIWESPYRACEPVGVEELAAFAVEMYGGEDPFVRATDETSLWVDRHIDTDGRNYTLTMSLPLATASDLELARRGDELLITVGSYRRVLPLPAALARAEVTGARLDNGRLQVRFAPQGAQQQATPPGYRENGRHLGRELGHATRGGAGRLAEHKALTDGNR